A single window of Salvia splendens isolate huo1 chromosome 8, SspV2, whole genome shotgun sequence DNA harbors:
- the LOC121745984 gene encoding uncharacterized protein LOC121745984, translated as MPPRRAAVHHENEASNETQSSVGPEGQPPPPPPQPERNIEKEFRKERPPVFDGMRDPAKAETWIRAIERIFKFLRCTDQERLSCVTYQLTGSAEFWWETKQRTMSQEQLDALTWEDFKGELYDKYIPRSYRKAKEVEFYNLKQGRMTVTEYDRALCDMSRYAPEQVNNDEKMSEKFCAGLRHEIRMALACRGRL; from the coding sequence ATGCCACCCCGACGTGCAGCCGTTCATCACGAGAATgaggcaagcaacgagacccaaagTAGTGTGGGCcctgaaggacaaccaccaccaccaccgccacagccggaacgaAACATTGAGAAGGAGTTTCGgaaggaacgtcctcccgttTTCGATGGAATGAGAGATCCGGCCAAGGctgagacctggattcgggccatagaacgtATCTtcaagttcctaaggtgcaccgatcaggagcgcctatcgtgcgtgaccTACCAGCTCACTGGGTCCGCGGAATTTTGGTGGGAGACCAAGCAGCGAACGATGTCGCAGGAACAACTGGACGCCCTAACTTGGGAAGACTTTAAGGGGGAACTCTATGATAAGTATATCCCGAGGAGTTACCGCAAGGCTAAGGAGGTCGAGTTCTACAACCTAAAACAGGGGCGGATGACCGTGAcggaatatgaccgtgccctatgtgacatgtctcgatatgcaccGGAGCAGGTAAATAATGACGAGAAAATGTcggagaagttttgtgccggtctgaggcacgaaataagAATGGCTCTAGCATGCCGTGGAAGACTCTAA